From a single Campylobacter concisus genomic region:
- a CDS encoding dUTP diphosphatase: MNERTIILEMLKMQQSLNDETNGLGWENGYTNKNKLISWRRCIYMECAELIDSFAWKHWKSIDAKTDEQNLRIEVVDIWHFIMSLALQIYKSKQLGDIETLADDICQSSGFSEFCKEPLKIEDESIYEIMNDVEMLIHECSGFDYDIFDILKIYFSMSLKCGVNLYSLYECYIAKNVLNRFRQNNGYKEGSYKKNWNGREDNEVMSEILSNGVSKIGEIYAALEHEYKKVK; this comes from the coding sequence ATGAATGAAAGAACGATTATTTTAGAGATGTTAAAGATGCAGCAAAGCCTAAATGATGAGACGAATGGGCTTGGCTGGGAAAATGGTTATACTAATAAAAATAAATTAATCAGCTGGAGGCGCTGCATATATATGGAGTGCGCTGAGCTAATCGATAGCTTTGCATGGAAGCACTGGAAGAGCATTGATGCAAAGACTGATGAGCAAAATTTACGCATAGAAGTTGTTGATATTTGGCACTTTATAATGAGTCTGGCTTTGCAAATTTATAAATCAAAACAGCTTGGAGACATAGAAACTTTAGCTGATGATATTTGTCAGTCAAGCGGATTTAGTGAGTTTTGCAAAGAGCCACTAAAGATCGAAGACGAGAGCATTTATGAGATAATGAATGATGTTGAGATGCTTATACATGAGTGCAGCGGGTTTGACTACGATATATTTGATATTTTAAAAATTTACTTCTCTATGTCTTTAAAATGTGGCGTAAATTTATACTCACTTTATGAGTGCTATATCGCTAAAAACGTGCTAAATCGCTTCCGTCAAAATAATGGCTACAAAGAAGGTAGTTATAAGAAAAATTGGAACGGACGCGAAGATAACGAAGTGATGAGTGAAATTTTGTCAAATGGCGTTAGTAAGATAGGTGAAATTTACGCAGCACTTGAGCATGAATATAAAAAGGTGAAATGA
- a CDS encoding EAL domain-containing protein, translating to MLLRAHSSYAYLDVFFMLPMISILAGVSIFLYSKFAASQEKLAIIMDSISVFFLIVILIYGIFDEVDILSMINNRSNIVFLSIVAINFLILFITLSEIFTSRLLHIKISGFYLISASILFTMLNLFIFYSQISNVNFGHKIDFLYIVPFFFLMIGAFHLKAKNEYVTNTDKDISIGSKWLPIIIVLPLLLQEDLTSFSALISLFVLVVNAIVNYYVKSSIASRKILDYERNLHREMEKSMHERTNELMLANLRLQDMSEKDYLTDLGNRNFIVNELERMCKSISEDEEIAVYYINLSRFKSINTSYGHEIGDRILKLVAKRILEVCNRQEAIARISADEFIVLAKMEINSHTKRLNLGIALKDAIEKPIQIDRYHFGLKCIIGIDVATKNSSSNPRNIIKNADMAMYYAKKNPALNPMVYSDKISNEMHLSSSIEIALKKANLQEDLHVYFQPIFDLKIEKMIYAEVFLYWKSEKFGLMEASKFMKEVNVNSDILNDICSLLVSKTIEYVDRWQKEKLLIPKISINVAQIQSKSEKFVLDFISSLRSRHINPELLEIEFGEEIWTNNTKTLDKIFSILKENNIDVCIDNFGSGYTSFIYIRKYDVKRIKIASEFVAQASNSKIDAQIVSAIIDLAKAMKIKVGAKGIEKEEDIRFLKELDCNEVQGLFLSRPMSAEEFEDLVRQDPQMIARV from the coding sequence GTGCTATTGCGAGCTCATAGTTCTTATGCATATCTTGATGTGTTTTTTATGTTGCCGATGATATCTATTTTAGCTGGCGTTAGTATATTTTTGTATTCAAAATTTGCAGCCAGTCAAGAAAAATTAGCCATCATTATGGATAGCATAAGTGTCTTTTTTTTAATAGTAATTTTAATATATGGTATTTTTGATGAAGTAGATATCTTATCGATGATAAATAATAGATCAAATATCGTTTTTCTCTCTATTGTAGCCATAAATTTTCTTATACTTTTTATTACTTTAAGTGAGATTTTTACAAGCAGGTTGCTTCATATAAAAATTAGTGGCTTTTACCTTATATCAGCTAGCATTTTATTTACGATGCTAAATTTATTTATTTTTTATAGTCAGATCTCAAATGTAAATTTTGGCCATAAAATAGATTTTTTATATATCGTTCCTTTCTTCTTCTTGATGATAGGAGCTTTTCATTTAAAAGCTAAAAACGAATATGTTACAAATACCGATAAAGATATCTCAATAGGATCAAAATGGCTACCAATAATAATAGTTTTACCTTTGCTATTACAGGAAGATTTAACATCTTTTAGTGCACTCATCTCACTTTTTGTTTTAGTTGTAAATGCTATTGTTAATTACTATGTTAAAAGCTCTATTGCAAGCAGAAAAATATTAGATTATGAGAGAAATCTTCATAGAGAGATGGAAAAGTCGATGCATGAGCGGACCAATGAACTTATGCTCGCAAATTTAAGGCTTCAAGATATGTCTGAGAAAGACTATCTAACAGACCTTGGCAATAGAAATTTTATAGTAAATGAGCTTGAAAGAATGTGCAAAAGCATCTCTGAAGATGAGGAAATCGCAGTTTATTATATAAATTTAAGCCGTTTTAAAAGCATAAATACATCTTATGGACATGAAATAGGCGATAGAATTTTAAAATTAGTTGCAAAAAGGATACTTGAAGTTTGCAATAGACAAGAAGCCATAGCAAGGATTAGTGCGGACGAATTTATCGTACTAGCAAAAATGGAGATAAATAGTCATACAAAACGCTTAAATCTTGGTATTGCCTTAAAAGACGCTATTGAAAAGCCAATTCAAATAGATAGATATCACTTTGGGCTTAAGTGTATAATAGGCATAGACGTAGCAACAAAAAATAGCTCGTCAAATCCAAGAAATATTATAAAAAATGCAGATATGGCAATGTATTACGCCAAGAAAAATCCAGCTTTAAATCCTATGGTTTATAGCGATAAAATTAGCAATGAAATGCACTTAAGCTCAAGCATCGAGATCGCGCTTAAAAAAGCTAATTTGCAAGAAGACCTTCATGTGTATTTTCAACCAATATTTGATCTAAAAATCGAAAAAATGATCTACGCAGAGGTTTTTTTATATTGGAAATCAGAAAAATTTGGCTTGATGGAAGCAAGCAAATTTATGAAAGAGGTCAATGTAAATAGTGATATCTTAAACGATATTTGCTCACTTCTAGTTTCAAAGACCATAGAGTATGTAGATAGATGGCAAAAAGAAAAACTCTTGATACCAAAAATAAGTATAAATGTTGCACAGATTCAAAGTAAATCAGAAAAATTTGTTTTAGACTTTATTTCTAGCTTACGCTCTCGTCATATAAATCCAGAACTTCTTGAAATAGAATTTGGCGAAGAAATATGGACAAATAATACTAAGACACTTGATAAAATTTTTTCTATTCTTAAAGAAAATAATATAGACGTTTGTATAGATAATTTTGGCTCTGGATATACTTCATTTATTTATATTAGAAAATACGATGTTAAGCGTATAAAAATAGCAAGTGAATTTGTTGCTCAAGCATCAAATAGCAAAATAGATGCACAAATCGTATCTGCAATTATCGATTTAGCAAAGGCAATGAAGATAAAAGTTGGTGCAAAAGGCATAGAAAAAGAAGAAGACATTCGTTTTTTAAAAGAGCTTGATTGTAATGAAGTGCAAGGACTTTTCTTATCTCGTCCTATGAGTGCAGAAGAATTTGAAGACCTTGTAAGACAAGATCCTCAAATGATAGCTAGAGTTTAA
- a CDS encoding EI24 domain-containing protein: MINLLRLGFKDFFTAKFIVLSILPLCLSIFSLAWLTIWGGGEIFDLLSDGSKNENFTFLEPNSALSFIAIKILSFSTTKWIVSILFYILSTFLTIIVSIVIALIVAGFLTPVVAKEINKRHYNYVLKSEVSTARVLKVMMIEIMKFLGILLVCLPLLFVPVLNFFIINVPFFYIYYKLLLIDVGSNTLDSDKFELALLEGGGIKFIIFTLLFYLISLVPLVGLFFQLYFVIVLSHLFFEREALIKI, from the coding sequence ATGATAAACCTTCTTCGCCTTGGTTTTAAAGATTTTTTTACAGCCAAATTTATAGTGCTATCCATCTTGCCACTTTGCCTTAGCATTTTTAGTCTTGCGTGGCTTACTATCTGGGGTGGCGGTGAGATTTTTGACCTTTTAAGTGATGGCTCAAAAAACGAAAATTTTACCTTTTTAGAGCCAAACTCGGCGCTCTCTTTTATCGCTATTAAAATTTTAAGCTTTAGCACCACAAAATGGATAGTTAGTATACTTTTTTATATTCTGAGCACCTTTTTAACGATCATTGTTAGCATCGTGATTGCTCTAATCGTAGCTGGCTTTTTAACGCCGGTTGTGGCTAAAGAGATAAACAAAAGGCACTACAACTACGTGCTTAAAAGCGAGGTTAGCACGGCTAGAGTGCTAAAGGTGATGATGATTGAGATCATGAAATTTCTTGGGATATTGCTCGTTTGCCTACCGCTTTTATTTGTGCCAGTCTTAAATTTTTTCATCATAAATGTGCCGTTTTTTTATATCTACTATAAACTTTTACTGATAGACGTTGGCTCAAATACTCTTGATAGTGATAAATTTGAGCTAGCACTACTTGAAGGTGGCGGGATAAAATTTATAATTTTTACACTTTTGTTTTATCTCATCTCGCTTGTACCGCTTGTGGGACTATTTTTTCAGCTTTATTTTGTGATAGTCTTATCGCACCTCTTTTTTGAGAGAGAGGCGCTTATAAAAATTTAG